In the genome of Raphanus sativus cultivar WK10039 chromosome 4, ASM80110v3, whole genome shotgun sequence, one region contains:
- the LOC130511228 gene encoding uncharacterized protein LOC130511228 — protein MMKHMRNMQMEFFSGKADAIVADNWRRQLERNFLSARCPPEFRRDLAVHHLKDDALVWWEGVVDSSNGIRLTYDDFLEEFNGKYFPLEAMDQMESKFQDIRQGSRNVREYGDEFHRLRRFAGHYLSDRELVRRFLKGMRIELRNSCNVRDYRNVHELIEKAAEQEVGLEEERKQNQASQNRGVKRTQEAAPSGEVAPARPQCRRCGRNHSGECQVGVCYNCGQPGHVFQDCPNERQVRPGRIRCYRCNQEGHVARDCRVQLGGNAWGAPPQQQREPAGKPRAYVAEAPEGPEPIAGSVAVGGVAAFTLFDTGATHSFVSPNLTREWAFTGSYNTKIAGVETAGKEKITTNGKYEEVPVVLACINLPADLLELELGRYEVILGMDWLAQHGAIIDCAKTCVRIPLDGRQIVYRGMKTRTGVSVISMVQAEEAIRKGSEAFLTTI, from the exons ATGATGAAGCATATGAGAAATATGCAGATGGAGTTCTTCAGTGGTAAGGCAGATGCCATTGTTGCCGATAATTGGAGGAGACAGCTTGAGAGGAACTTCCTTTCTGCCCGATGCCCGCCGGAGTTCCGCAGAGATCTGGCAGTTCACCATCTCAAGGATGATGCCCTAGTCTGGTGGGAAGGGGTAGTTGACAGCTCAAATGGGATCCGCTTGACTTATGACGACTTTCTGGAGGAGTTTAACGGAAAGTACTTCCCTTTGGAGGCCATGGACCAAATGGAAAGCAAGTTCCAGGACATTCGTCAGGGCTCGAGGAACGTAAGAGAGTACGGAGATGAGTTTCACAGACTCAGGAGGTTTGCAGGGCACTACCTGAGCGACCGAGAGTTGGTCCGACGTTTCCTCAAAGGGATGAGGATCGAGTTAAGGAACAGTTGTAATGTGCGAGACTACCGCAACGTTCACGAGTTAATTGAGAAGGCTGCCGAGCAGGAGGTAGGGTTGGAGGAAGAACGGAAGCAGAACCAGGCCTCCCAGAACCGGGGAGTCAAACGGACCCAGGAAGCAGCACCGTCTGGAGAGGTTGCTCCGGCAAGGCCTCAGTGTCGGAGGTGCGGTCGGAACCACTCCGGAGAGTGCCAGGTGGGCGTGTGCTACAATTGCGGACAGCCCGGGCATGTCTTCCAAGACTGCCCGAATGAAAGACAAGTGCGACCGGGCAGAATCCGATGTTACCGTTGCAACCAGGAAGGACACGTAGCCCGAGACTGCAGAGTGCAGCTAGGAGGGAACGCATGGGGAGCACCACCTCAACAGCAGAGGGAACCAGCTGGAAAACCACGTGCTTACGTAGCCGAGGCCCCCGAGGGTCCCGAGCCGATCGCGG GATCCGTCGCGGTCGGGGGAGTGGCGGCTTTCACTCTCTTCGACACCGGGGCAACCCATAGTTTTGTGAGCCCTAACCTTACTCGCGAATGGGCTTTTACGGGGAGCTACAACACCAAGATTGCGGGGGTCGAAACTGCGGGGAAGGAAAAGATAACAACTAACGGGAAGTACGAAGAGGTGCCGGTGGTCCTCGCATGCATAAACCTACCCGCGGACCTGCTGGAGTTGGAGCTCGGACGATACGAAGTGATATTGGGAATGGACTGGTTAGCTCAGCATGGAGCTATAATCGATTGTGCCAAGACGTGTGTTCGGATTCCGCTAGACGGGAGGCAGATCGTGTATCGAGGAATGAAGACTAGGACTGGAGTATCGGTTATCTCGATGGTACAAGCTGAAGAAGCAATTAGAAAAGGGAGTGAAGCCTTTCTAACCACCATATAA